One stretch of Centroberyx gerrardi isolate f3 chromosome 13, fCenGer3.hap1.cur.20231027, whole genome shotgun sequence DNA includes these proteins:
- the LOC144542107 gene encoding M1-specific T cell receptor alpha chain-like, whose protein sequence is MIFGRGTKLSIDSREESLPSYYRLSSNDASGDISACLASDFSNHKALTDNALFNKIEADRMTGDPFYSQVALYEDGQEDKCNEDPKDVQCTVDFEPDAKVNLLTLTTLGLRLLFLKTIVFNVLMTLRLWIS, encoded by the exons gggAAGAGTCGCTTCCGTCATACTACAGGCTGAGCTCAAATGACGCTTCGGGAGACATCTCGGCCTGCTTGGCCAGCGACTTCAGCAACCACAAAGCGCTCACTGATAACGCGCTGTTCAATAAAATTGAGGCCGACCGGATGACAGGAGACCCGTTCTACAGCCAGGTCGCCCTGTATGAAGATGGACAGGAAGACAAGTGCAATGAAG ATCCTAAAGACGTTCAGTGCACCGTAGACTTTGAACCAG ATGCGAAGGTGAACTTACTGACTCTGACCACCCTGGGCCTCAGGCTGCTCTTCCTGAAGACCATCGTCTTCAACGTGCTGATGACTCTGCGGCTCTGGATCAGCTAA